A region from the Acomys russatus chromosome 24, mAcoRus1.1, whole genome shotgun sequence genome encodes:
- the Kcnj3 gene encoding G protein-activated inward rectifier potassium channel 1 isoform X3, giving the protein MSALRRKFGDDYQVVTTSSSGSGLQPQGPGQGPQQQLVPKKKRQRFVDKNGRCNVQHGNLGSETSRYLSDLFTTLVDLKWRWNLFIFILTYTVAWLFMASMWWVIAYTRGDLNKAHVGNYTPCVANVYNFPSAFLFFIETEATIGYGYRYITDKCPEGIILFLFQSILGSIVDAFLIGCMFIKMSQPKKRAETLMFSEHAVISMRDGKLTLMFRVGNLRNSHMVSAQIRCKLLKE; this is encoded by the coding sequence ATGTCTGCACTCCGAAGGAAATTTGGGGACGATTACCAGGTAGTGACCACTTCGTCGAGCGGCTCAGGCTTGCAGCCTCAGGGGCCAGGACAGGGCCCGCAGCAGCAGCTTGTACCCAAGAAGAAGCGGCAGCGGTTTGTGGACAAGAACGGCCGGTGCAATGTGCAGCACGGCAACCTGGGCAGCGAGACCAGTCGCTACCTCTCGGACCTCTTCACCACCCTGGTGGACCTCAAGTGGCGTTGGAACCTCTTTATCTTCATCCTTACCTACACCGTGGCCTGGCTCTTCATGGCGTCCATGTGGTGGGTGATCGCTTATACCCGGGGCGACCTGAACAAAGCCCACGTCGGCAATTACACTCCCTGTGTGGCCAATGTCTATAACttcccctctgccttcctcttcttcattgaGACCGAGGCCACCATCGGCTATGGCTACCGCTACATCACCGACAAGTGCCCCGAGGgcatcatcctcttcctcttccagtcCATCTTAGGCTCCATCGTGGACGCTTTCCTCATTGGTTGCATGTTCATCAAGATGTCCCAGCCCAAGAAGCGCGCCGAGACCCTCATGTTTAGCGAGCATGCGGTGATCTCCATGAGGGACGGAAAACTCACTCTCATGTTCCGGGTGGGCAACCTGCGCAACAGCCACATGGTCTCAGCGCAGATCCGCTGCAAGCTACTCAAA